Proteins found in one Nitratiruptor sp. SB155-2 genomic segment:
- the purH gene encoding bifunctional phosphoribosylaminoimidazolecarboxamide formyltransferase/IMP cyclohydrolase, protein MRALLSVSDKTGIVDFAKGLVELGFEIVSTGGTWRVLKDAGLEVTEISEITNFPECFEGRVKTLNPYVHGGILYRRNKPDHVEEAKKLGIEPIDLVCVNLYPFKETIERTDDFEEIIENIDIGGPTMVRSAAKNFESVIIVTDPNDYDKVLEALKEGKNSLEFRRELMIKAFEHTAQYDATIANYMNDRFHEGFGNKQFLVGKKVFNTRYGENPHQKGALYEFEDFYNDLNILKGEPSFNNLTDINAATKIAVSLGKGSIVIVKHGNPCGAALKEDLVTSWQKALAADPVSAFGGVVAVNGVVTKELAEEINKIFVEVLVAGKITEEAQEVFANKKRIKLFDLGQAELEISGDMYDFKHIEGGFVYQTADFVKDEEVLEAKQVSKVGVEDKKDLLMAYKIAALTKSNCVAYVKDGALVAIGMGMTSRVDAAKCALKKAQELGIDVKGAAMASEAFFPFRDSVDEAAKAGIKAIVEPGGSIRDDEVIEAANEHGIALYFTGVRHFLH, encoded by the coding sequence ATGAGAGCACTTTTAAGTGTCAGCGACAAAACAGGTATTGTCGATTTTGCAAAAGGGCTTGTGGAGCTAGGCTTCGAGATTGTCAGTACCGGAGGAACCTGGAGAGTTCTTAAAGATGCGGGACTCGAAGTAACGGAGATCAGCGAAATAACGAACTTTCCAGAATGTTTCGAAGGAAGGGTGAAAACTCTCAATCCCTATGTTCATGGGGGGATACTTTATAGAAGAAACAAGCCAGACCATGTCGAAGAAGCGAAAAAACTGGGAATCGAACCGATCGATCTAGTCTGCGTCAATCTCTATCCATTTAAAGAGACGATCGAAAGAACAGACGATTTTGAAGAGATTATCGAAAATATCGATATTGGCGGCCCTACGATGGTAAGAAGTGCTGCCAAAAACTTTGAAAGCGTCATCATCGTCACAGATCCAAACGATTACGACAAGGTTTTGGAAGCTTTGAAAGAGGGCAAAAATAGCCTAGAGTTTAGAAGAGAGCTGATGATAAAAGCGTTTGAGCATACGGCTCAATACGATGCAACTATCGCGAACTATATGAATGACAGATTTCATGAAGGATTCGGGAACAAGCAGTTTCTCGTAGGAAAAAAAGTTTTCAATACCCGTTATGGAGAGAATCCGCATCAAAAGGGGGCCTTGTATGAGTTTGAAGATTTTTACAATGATCTTAACATTTTAAAAGGCGAGCCAAGTTTCAACAACCTCACCGATATCAATGCGGCAACCAAAATCGCTGTAAGCCTCGGTAAAGGAAGCATCGTTATCGTCAAACATGGCAATCCTTGTGGAGCAGCTCTCAAAGAGGATCTCGTAACTTCATGGCAAAAGGCGCTTGCAGCAGATCCTGTGAGTGCTTTTGGAGGTGTTGTCGCTGTCAATGGCGTGGTAACAAAAGAGCTGGCTGAAGAGATCAATAAAATTTTCGTAGAAGTTTTGGTCGCTGGGAAAATAACCGAAGAGGCGCAAGAAGTATTCGCAAACAAAAAACGAATCAAACTTTTTGATCTTGGACAGGCTGAACTTGAAATCAGTGGCGATATGTACGATTTCAAACATATCGAAGGGGGCTTTGTCTACCAGACAGCCGACTTTGTCAAAGACGAAGAGGTGTTGGAAGCAAAACAGGTCAGCAAGGTGGGCGTTGAAGATAAAAAAGATCTTTTGATGGCGTATAAAATCGCAGCTCTTACAAAATCAAACTGCGTAGCATACGTCAAAGATGGAGCGCTCGTGGCAATCGGTATGGGGATGACGAGCAGGGTGGATGCAGCGAAATGCGCACTCAAAAAAGCACAGGAGCTTGGCATCGATGTAAAAGGGGCAGCAATGGCAAGTGAAGCCTTCTTTCCGTTTCGAGACAGTGTGGATGAGGCGGCAAAAGCTGGTATCAAAGCTATTGTAGAGCCAGGTGGAAGTATCAGAGATGATGAAGTAATAGAGGCCGCCAATGAGCATGGCATCGCCCTTTACTTTACCGGTGTGAGACACTTTTTGCACTGA
- a CDS encoding DUF72 domain-containing protein: MIYIGTAGWSIPKEYAHLFPKEGTHLERYAHIFNITEINKTFYQLPRATTLQKWSKSTPDHFRFSVKLHRSFTHFHKLRSTENLHEFIERMQNLGDKWLALLIQLPPKLTFEAETATPFFSTLRSIYQGHIALEARNETWLEVKEVLQQFNISLVAADPPRFEGNNKPHFYTDLVYYRLHGSPKMYYSKYDEEFLKQIAKNIMRLKAKDTLVIFDNTASGAAIANAYELRQIIASLQSNESNR, from the coding sequence ATGATCTATATAGGAACGGCTGGATGGAGCATACCAAAAGAGTATGCCCACCTTTTCCCCAAAGAGGGAACACATCTGGAGCGCTACGCCCATATTTTCAACATTACTGAAATCAATAAAACCTTCTATCAGCTTCCTAGAGCTACTACGCTTCAAAAATGGAGCAAAAGCACTCCCGATCATTTTCGATTCAGTGTAAAACTGCACCGTTCATTCACCCATTTTCACAAACTCAGATCGACCGAAAATTTGCACGAATTTATAGAACGTATGCAAAACCTTGGAGACAAATGGCTTGCTCTTTTGATTCAGCTTCCACCAAAATTGACTTTTGAAGCAGAAACCGCAACACCATTTTTTTCTACTCTTCGCTCAATCTATCAAGGCCATATCGCTTTGGAAGCAAGAAATGAGACATGGCTAGAGGTAAAAGAGGTTTTACAACAGTTTAATATATCGCTGGTTGCAGCCGATCCTCCAAGATTTGAAGGAAATAACAAGCCACATTTTTATACTGATCTGGTTTACTATAGACTTCACGGCTCTCCAAAAATGTACTACTCAAAATATGATGAAGAGTTTTTAAAACAAATTGCCAAAAATATCATGCGTTTGAAGGCAAAAGATACTCTTGTCATTTTTGACAATACCGCCAGCGGAGCGGCTATAGCAAATGCTTATGAACTACGGCAAATAATCGCTTCCTTGCAATCCAACGAATCGAACCGGTAA
- a CDS encoding PepSY domain-containing protein, producing the protein MVKLYKLHKFVGLFALLFLFNLAITGFFLDHKSWHFLYTIQFSHYPSSLKDYDKKLLQSYLVDGDTILVGSKKGLYLFNGKKFKKVSDISVNAIKKRDSEYLIAADQGLFLYKNSSLLPFALQGRAITALSVENDKVVAVIEKKEIALIDKNGSIKTYRATIPPKLYQDSITLSRFVRDLHYGRGLMTNFSLLINDYGALILAFLSLSGALIFILLQKKAKVAKRWIKAHANIVTFIAFVPLFTLALTGIFLDHAKGLSQFLHSVKIPFLILPPAYKNLSDDIWAIDLYKGKIYIGNRFGLFVTKDLKNYKLVSKGFVYRLIRDKKTLFISGMGSENRILQNGKVQELLAPHMFKDTFVYKGKRYYLTPSTDIALPDEKSITLYSILLGLHNGKFFSSWWIWINDLAAIALLILYLTGSIRWIARKRLFAVVHKHLL; encoded by the coding sequence ATGGTAAAACTTTATAAACTACATAAATTTGTAGGGCTTTTTGCCCTCCTTTTTCTTTTCAATCTTGCAATTACTGGTTTTTTTCTTGATCACAAATCGTGGCATTTTCTCTACACCATTCAATTTAGCCACTACCCATCATCACTGAAAGATTATGATAAAAAGTTATTGCAAAGTTATCTTGTTGATGGCGATACTATCTTAGTGGGATCCAAAAAAGGTCTTTATCTTTTTAATGGAAAAAAATTTAAAAAAGTAAGCGATATCAGTGTCAATGCGATCAAAAAGAGAGATAGTGAGTATCTCATTGCCGCAGATCAAGGACTCTTTCTTTACAAAAACAGCTCATTGCTACCTTTCGCGTTGCAAGGAAGAGCTATTACCGCTTTGAGTGTTGAGAATGATAAAGTAGTGGCTGTTATAGAAAAAAAAGAGATTGCTCTTATAGATAAAAATGGTTCAATCAAAACATACCGTGCAACAATACCACCAAAGCTTTATCAAGATTCCATTACGCTATCTCGATTTGTTCGAGATCTCCATTATGGAAGGGGACTAATGACAAATTTTTCACTTTTGATCAACGACTATGGTGCCCTGATTTTGGCTTTTTTATCATTGAGCGGAGCTTTGATCTTTATACTGCTTCAAAAAAAAGCAAAAGTTGCGAAAAGATGGATCAAAGCTCACGCAAACATTGTTACATTCATCGCTTTTGTTCCTCTTTTTACTCTTGCCCTAACCGGTATATTTCTTGACCATGCCAAAGGGCTCTCACAATTTTTACACAGTGTCAAAATCCCTTTTTTGATTCTACCGCCTGCATACAAAAATTTAAGTGACGACATTTGGGCAATTGATCTATACAAAGGGAAAATATATATAGGAAACAGGTTCGGCCTTTTTGTAACAAAAGATTTGAAAAACTATAAACTTGTGAGCAAGGGTTTTGTCTATAGGCTCATTCGAGATAAAAAGACACTTTTCATAAGTGGGATGGGATCCGAAAACAGAATTCTACAAAATGGAAAAGTTCAAGAACTCTTGGCTCCTCATATGTTCAAAGATACTTTTGTCTATAAAGGGAAACGTTATTATCTCACTCCATCAACAGATATTGCCTTGCCAGATGAAAAAAGTATCACACTCTATTCTATTCTTTTGGGATTGCACAATGGAAAGTTCTTCTCTTCTTGGTGGATATGGATAAACGATTTGGCTGCAATTGCACTTTTAATACTCTATCTTACCGGTTCGATTCGTTGGATTGCAAGGAAGCGATTATTTGCCGTAGTTCATAAGCATTTGCTATAG
- a CDS encoding TonB-dependent receptor codes for MRKSLFFSVIASCAIAGSMEIEQISVTATGLEEENFKLPLSIESKGEKEIDLDQVVYQKELLNSISGVRIEQTGSVLGHMTGIRMPLNTGPYYLFMQDGIPVQSSGFFNHNGLAYTTFQNANSVEVLKGAGTALYGSDAVAAVINVRSLDFDKKESEIKAEGGSYGYATLRAKTAKEIQGTDFAAKANIMHSDGWRDHTDTNHGELDIGAKWQKDDENFFKLMFHASKTDALQADSFNDYDNITSRSEAASDDPNYFKALSLTDVSRKFDFARISLEWDNYSFKNLEIQNIAYLRYNRNRYTATWEKNLPKNDNKLYTFGLRNKNFYEDSNQKMVFGIDAEVTHSTLDYIQPFTITTTGWGATTYYAGPLYDYDVDYFAIAPFIQYERKLTSALSLHAGLRYDYNRFDYNNNLEDDSYDASGTYFRPADRTDNFSHLSPKLAFSYINGANNFYVRYANGFRIPQASRLYSMKKGYEFVSLDPETSDTYEIGWKRETGNLFTSIALYYMVIDNTITRYEENGVRYYANGNDTIHKGIELTCNYAIDIHNKIHIAYSYSRHNYHNDPKYGDNEMAQAPNHLANFRYTFKYDKLSLMPEMNYVGRYWMDDAHTYSYSGYTLWHLKGSYDMTKNAKLYFKINNVIDKHYAAYARYAYGKTDYTPGDPRMIYVGFSYRW; via the coding sequence ATGAGAAAAAGTTTGTTTTTTTCTGTTATTGCCTCTTGTGCTATTGCAGGATCTATGGAAATAGAACAGATTAGCGTTACTGCAACAGGACTTGAAGAGGAGAATTTCAAACTTCCTTTATCTATCGAGTCAAAGGGAGAAAAAGAGATAGATCTGGATCAAGTTGTCTATCAAAAAGAGTTGCTCAATTCCATCAGTGGAGTCCGAATTGAGCAAACTGGCTCCGTTTTGGGACATATGACCGGTATCCGTATGCCTCTCAATACCGGTCCATACTATCTTTTTATGCAAGATGGTATTCCTGTACAGAGCTCTGGCTTTTTCAATCACAATGGCCTTGCCTATACCACATTCCAAAATGCAAATAGTGTTGAAGTGTTAAAGGGTGCAGGGACAGCGCTTTATGGGTCAGATGCCGTTGCAGCAGTTATTAATGTCAGAAGCCTCGATTTTGACAAAAAAGAAAGTGAAATCAAGGCTGAAGGAGGCAGTTACGGATATGCTACACTCAGAGCCAAAACGGCTAAAGAGATTCAAGGTACCGATTTTGCAGCAAAAGCCAATATCATGCATAGCGATGGATGGAGGGATCATACCGACACAAATCATGGAGAATTGGATATTGGCGCAAAGTGGCAAAAAGACGATGAGAATTTTTTCAAATTGATGTTTCACGCTTCAAAAACAGATGCTTTGCAAGCAGACAGTTTTAATGACTATGACAACATAACCAGTAGATCCGAAGCTGCCAGTGACGATCCAAACTATTTTAAAGCACTCTCTTTAACCGATGTTTCAAGAAAATTTGATTTCGCAAGAATCTCCTTGGAGTGGGACAACTATTCATTCAAAAATCTTGAGATACAAAATATTGCCTATCTTCGATATAACAGAAACAGATACACTGCCACTTGGGAGAAAAACCTTCCGAAAAACGACAACAAACTCTATACCTTTGGTCTTCGAAATAAAAACTTTTATGAAGACAGTAATCAAAAGATGGTGTTTGGAATAGATGCGGAAGTAACACACTCCACTTTGGATTATATCCAACCCTTTACCATCACTACTACTGGCTGGGGAGCAACAACATACTATGCAGGGCCTTTGTATGATTATGATGTGGACTATTTCGCTATTGCCCCGTTTATTCAATATGAAAGAAAACTTACATCTGCCCTGTCTTTGCACGCAGGTCTTCGGTACGATTACAATAGGTTCGATTATAATAATAATCTAGAAGACGACAGTTACGATGCCTCTGGAACCTATTTCAGACCAGCCGATAGAACTGACAATTTTTCCCACTTGAGTCCAAAACTGGCCTTCTCATATATCAATGGAGCGAATAACTTCTATGTACGTTATGCAAATGGATTTAGAATTCCCCAAGCCTCCAGGCTCTACTCCATGAAAAAAGGGTATGAGTTCGTTTCACTCGATCCTGAAACAAGCGATACCTATGAGATAGGATGGAAAAGAGAGACTGGGAATCTCTTTACAAGTATCGCTTTATATTATATGGTCATTGACAATACAATAACACGCTATGAGGAAAACGGTGTGCGATACTATGCAAACGGTAACGATACGATCCACAAGGGAATTGAGCTGACATGTAACTATGCAATTGATATACATAACAAAATCCACATAGCATACAGTTACTCAAGACACAACTATCATAATGATCCAAAATATGGTGACAATGAGATGGCTCAGGCTCCAAATCATCTGGCCAATTTTCGATATACCTTCAAATACGATAAATTAAGTCTTATGCCGGAAATGAACTATGTTGGCAGATACTGGATGGATGATGCCCATACATACAGCTATAGTGGCTATACACTATGGCATCTCAAAGGATCGTATGATATGACAAAAAATGCAAAACTCTATTTTAAGATCAACAATGTCATAGATAAACATTATGCTGCATATGCACGATATGCCTATGGAAAGACAGATTATACACCAGGTGATCCTAGAATGATCTATGTAGGGTTCTCATATCGATGGTAA
- a CDS encoding nitrite/sulfite reductase: protein MGIFSTITVMKRNKIEKLKERLSPWEYYHHRLPNLKEEEIEESDIFYLKNFGIYTTKQNPKNFMLRLRFDQKELPLDLARFILDNINASTKLLITARGQLELHGLTFEGARTLHYLFQKQGLTSCQTLMDNIRSIVSDPLYDIAQDSIFNVMPLIKKMQKLFLEKQKWCGMLPRKFNTAIAANKTLTAPFWGNDCYFALANKDDSYGFHLYVGGKNTHFAQDCDIFVRYEDVVEMYEAVLQTYLVHGLRASRTKARLYHLIKDVGLEKFKELLRSYYPKKWQSGGETVIHFHEPTKQWFMLKDGGWAYRYFTKFGEVTKAEFAHIIDLAQKHHATLRLGIDQNIYMISLAEPNIEIDSKPHTVLACAGSKYCIYSLFDTKEAAATLPIERLNKNDITVGYSGCLKGCGRHIVADIGFVGIRLNQYGKVERGVRLYMGALHSKGTFPARLIFWAVPLRKLNALIETILDIFERSGYDSFETFCQNEINQYEEEKVAYFFLLRMKGEDIKLSSLDLPSHEAFLALQKELFSS, encoded by the coding sequence TTGGGAATTTTTAGTACCATTACTGTTATGAAACGAAACAAAATAGAGAAACTAAAAGAGCGGCTGTCTCCTTGGGAGTATTATCATCATCGCTTGCCAAACTTGAAAGAAGAGGAGATTGAAGAGTCGGATATCTTCTATCTCAAAAACTTTGGAATTTACACAACAAAACAGAATCCAAAAAATTTCATGCTCCGCTTACGTTTTGATCAAAAAGAGTTGCCTCTAGATTTGGCAAGGTTCATTTTAGATAATATCAATGCATCTACAAAACTTTTGATTACCGCAAGAGGACAGCTGGAACTGCATGGACTAACTTTTGAAGGAGCCCGAACGCTTCACTATCTTTTTCAAAAACAGGGACTAACCAGTTGTCAAACCCTCATGGACAATATCAGGTCCATTGTAAGCGATCCACTTTATGATATCGCTCAAGATTCCATTTTTAACGTAATGCCATTGATAAAAAAAATGCAGAAACTCTTCTTGGAAAAACAGAAGTGGTGTGGAATGCTTCCAAGAAAGTTCAATACGGCTATTGCCGCAAACAAAACACTCACTGCACCTTTTTGGGGGAATGACTGCTATTTTGCACTGGCAAATAAAGATGATTCGTATGGATTTCATCTCTATGTTGGAGGGAAAAATACCCATTTCGCACAAGATTGTGATATTTTCGTTCGTTATGAAGATGTGGTGGAAATGTATGAAGCGGTTTTACAAACATATCTTGTTCACGGACTTCGTGCCAGCAGAACAAAAGCGAGACTCTACCATCTCATAAAAGATGTGGGTCTTGAAAAATTTAAAGAACTTTTACGGAGCTATTATCCAAAAAAATGGCAAAGTGGTGGGGAGACTGTTATACACTTTCACGAACCTACCAAACAGTGGTTTATGCTCAAAGATGGTGGCTGGGCATATCGATACTTTACAAAATTTGGAGAGGTAACAAAAGCGGAATTTGCCCATATCATAGATCTTGCACAAAAACATCATGCAACTCTCCGCTTGGGAATTGATCAAAATATCTATATGATTTCTCTTGCCGAACCAAACATCGAAATCGATTCTAAACCCCACACAGTCTTGGCATGTGCCGGAAGCAAATACTGTATCTACTCTTTGTTCGATACGAAAGAGGCTGCAGCAACTCTCCCAATTGAAAGACTCAATAAAAACGACATTACGGTAGGATATAGCGGCTGTTTGAAAGGATGTGGAAGACATATTGTAGCCGACATCGGATTTGTTGGAATACGTTTGAATCAATATGGAAAAGTAGAGCGGGGGGTTCGACTCTATATGGGAGCATTGCATTCCAAAGGCACTTTTCCAGCAAGATTGATTTTCTGGGCTGTACCGCTTCGTAAACTCAACGCTTTAATAGAAACTATCCTCGATATTTTTGAAAGAAGTGGTTATGATTCGTTCGAAACATTTTGTCAAAATGAGATCAACCAATATGAAGAGGAGAAAGTGGCTTACTTTTTCTTGCTTCGTATGAAAGGGGAAGATATAAAACTATCCAGTCTTGATCTTCCCTCTCATGAAGCCTTTCTGGCACTTCAAAAAGAGCTCTTCTCTTCCTGA